Proteins from a single region of Chloroflexota bacterium:
- a CDS encoding molybdopterin-dependent oxidoreductase: MSKRNAVRLTEPLMRVNGELRPTSWDEAFNRVTTGLRSAVEKRGPHTFGLFSCSKATNEVNYLAQKFTRSVIGSNNIDSCNRTUHAPSVVGLATVFGLGGGTSSYREIEETDVILLWGSNARDTHPIFFHHLLKGVRSGARLYVIDPRRTSSAQWADAWLGVDVGSDIALANAMGREIIAAGLANEEFIVHATSNFAAYRESVEPYTLAHAEEITGVPAAVIRESAHAFANADRAQICWTLGITEHHNAVDNVLSIINLALLTGHVGRYGSGINPLRGQNNVQGSGDMGALPDRLPGFQHVENDPLREKFEQVWGTPIPAKKGWNLTEMFHAMELGDLTALYVIGENPAQSEADQHRAMKLLQGLDLLVVQDVLMNKTAEMADIVLPAAASWCESEGTVTNSERRVQRVRKAMDPPPGVKDDITILCELAQELGGNLGEPVAESLWNELRSLSPLHAGMSYERLEGNSGLQWPCYDESHPGETYLHGRLWARPVIGPRAPFSPVEFVPPVEQLDDTYPIRLTTGRRLDSFNTGVQTAGYTSPLRRDETIDLSPEDGQGLGVAEGETVRVSSRRGSVQVPVRFDPSLRPGLAFMTPHFPNEVATNELTIDATDPKSGTAEFKAAAIRVDKIETAAVGQD, translated from the coding sequence GTGAGCAAACGTAATGCTGTGCGGTTGACTGAACCGCTCATGAGAGTGAATGGCGAACTCCGACCCACCAGTTGGGACGAGGCTTTCAATCGCGTCACCACAGGCTTGCGTAGTGCGGTGGAGAAGCGCGGGCCACACACCTTCGGTCTGTTCAGTTGCTCGAAAGCTACCAACGAGGTCAACTATCTCGCTCAGAAGTTCACGCGCTCGGTAATTGGCAGCAACAACATCGATAGCTGTAACCGTACCTGACACGCTCCCAGCGTCGTCGGTCTGGCGACAGTCTTCGGACTAGGCGGCGGGACGAGCTCCTACCGGGAAATTGAGGAAACCGACGTCATCCTGCTGTGGGGATCGAATGCGCGGGATACCCACCCCATCTTCTTTCACCACCTGCTCAAAGGGGTACGCAGCGGCGCCAGGCTATATGTCATTGACCCCCGCCGTACGAGTTCTGCCCAATGGGCAGACGCGTGGTTGGGCGTGGATGTTGGTTCCGACATTGCTCTTGCCAACGCCATGGGTAGGGAAATCATCGCGGCCGGCCTGGCCAATGAGGAGTTTATAGTCCACGCGACGAGTAACTTTGCCGCATATCGAGAGTCCGTGGAGCCGTACACGCTTGCCCATGCCGAGGAAATCACCGGTGTTCCCGCCGCAGTCATCCGCGAGTCCGCCCATGCCTTTGCCAATGCGGATCGCGCCCAAATCTGCTGGACCCTGGGTATTACTGAACACCATAATGCGGTTGACAATGTCCTGTCGATCATAAATCTCGCTTTGCTCACGGGGCACGTTGGGCGGTACGGATCGGGAATCAATCCGCTGCGAGGACAGAACAACGTGCAAGGCAGCGGGGATATGGGCGCGCTGCCGGATCGACTGCCGGGATTCCAGCACGTCGAGAATGATCCTCTTCGCGAAAAGTTCGAGCAGGTTTGGGGCACACCAATTCCCGCTAAGAAGGGCTGGAACTTAACTGAGATGTTCCATGCAATGGAGCTTGGGGATCTGACTGCACTTTATGTTATCGGTGAAAACCCGGCCCAATCGGAAGCGGACCAACATCGCGCGATGAAGTTGCTCCAAGGCCTCGATCTATTGGTTGTGCAAGACGTGCTCATGAATAAGACAGCCGAAATGGCTGACATCGTATTGCCGGCGGCTGCAAGCTGGTGTGAGTCGGAAGGGACCGTCACCAACAGCGAGCGGCGCGTGCAGCGTGTGCGCAAAGCCATGGACCCACCACCGGGCGTGAAGGACGACATCACAATATTGTGCGAGCTCGCGCAAGAACTAGGCGGCAATTTGGGAGAGCCCGTCGCTGAGAGTTTGTGGAACGAATTGCGCTCACTAAGCCCGCTTCACGCCGGCATGAGTTATGAACGTCTTGAGGGCAATAGTGGTCTGCAGTGGCCCTGTTACGACGAGTCCCATCCCGGAGAAACGTACCTGCACGGCAGGCTGTGGGCTCGGCCGGTCATTGGGCCGCGCGCGCCGTTCTCTCCAGTGGAATTCGTGCCGCCGGTCGAACAACTCGACGACACCTACCCCATCCGTCTGACGACCGGCCGCCGCTTGGACTCCTTCAACACCGGCGTGCAAACCGCAGGGTACACGTCGCCGCTGCGTCGAGACGAGACGATTGACCTTTCCCCAGAAGATGGACAGGGACTGGGTGTAGCGGAGGGAGAGACTGTGCGCGTTAGTTCCCGTCGTGGTTCGGTGCAGGTGCCGGTCCGCTTCGATCCTTCCTTGCGTCCCGGCCTCGCGTTCATGACCCCGCACTTTCCCAATGAAGTCGCAACTAACGAGCTTACAATTGACGCTACCGATCCGAAGTCAGGCACAGCCGAATTCAAGGCGGCCGCAATTCGTGTAGACAAAATCGAGACCGCAGCAGTCGGCCAGGACTAG
- a CDS encoding RNA polymerase sigma factor yields MLANRGRILAAAESGDRDAFLGLYDQFAPMLYRFSFWLTGNESEARELVIAIFRRAYRAISKRPRNVVLDTWFYRMAVRTYLASARWHRLTRRAPGPVEVEDRTTAWRRATLALPPRLRVVWLLSLAEGMPQSQTAEALGTSLDRVETLLERARSEFRAPDSEADRGSVERAMRQLGAPRPGATLRGEVAAALGTGDSTVRSRVMQVGIALVVLALLISVGFSLLRGPEDTELTPEQVEAQPPTIVLLGVADTGALIAFNPKDLKPSTVTGVGGEPRALAVSADRKTLFILQEEGLLAVDAQSQQVGRLLELPSQDLSSLSVIGQYLVMGSETAASLLVMDENDEVVMEISLPWAVDRLVPLGEDSLLAVAIDRTQMVRVMLGSARVDKAIAIGDGLVIGAIVHAADGVLAYVTTPETEEIWRVALDSGQAMRLATDAAGRATHGVINADGSALFLSSQTGPPPAEPAEDSDSDADVKSRVPPVRTTTKEASDADATADEAAVADELPALTMISTTDGSVERTLWQSGGLTQLTLDPARNALYALAPHASAILVLDSRTLHVRNVVPLAVRPVAFTLVAGPN; encoded by the coding sequence ATGCTAGCTAATCGGGGACGAATTCTCGCGGCAGCCGAGAGCGGCGATCGAGACGCTTTTCTTGGGCTCTACGATCAGTTCGCCCCCATGCTCTACCGCTTCTCGTTTTGGCTCACCGGTAATGAGAGTGAGGCGCGCGAGCTAGTCATCGCGATTTTCCGCCGGGCCTACCGCGCGATCAGCAAGCGGCCCCGCAACGTTGTGTTGGACACCTGGTTCTATCGGATGGCCGTGCGAACGTATCTCGCGTCAGCGCGGTGGCACAGGCTTACCCGGCGCGCGCCTGGGCCGGTGGAGGTTGAGGATCGCACGACTGCGTGGCGCAGAGCCACTCTCGCGCTGCCCCCGCGACTGCGGGTCGTCTGGCTGTTATCTCTTGCTGAAGGCATGCCGCAGAGTCAGACTGCGGAAGCGTTGGGCACGTCTCTTGACCGCGTGGAAACTTTGCTTGAGAGGGCACGTTCGGAATTCCGCGCGCCGGATTCTGAGGCCGATCGCGGCTCTGTGGAGCGTGCCATGCGTCAGCTTGGGGCGCCGCGTCCTGGCGCCACCCTCAGGGGTGAGGTCGCCGCTGCGCTCGGCACTGGCGATTCCACTGTTCGCTCTCGCGTCATGCAGGTCGGAATCGCGCTGGTAGTGCTTGCACTCCTTATCTCGGTTGGCTTTTCGCTTCTGCGCGGTCCGGAGGACACCGAGTTGACGCCGGAGCAGGTAGAGGCTCAGCCACCGACTATCGTCTTGCTCGGCGTTGCCGACACCGGTGCGCTCATCGCTTTCAATCCCAAGGACTTGAAGCCGTCGACTGTCACCGGCGTGGGCGGAGAGCCGCGCGCGCTTGCAGTATCTGCGGATAGGAAAACCCTCTTCATCTTGCAGGAAGAGGGCCTGCTCGCCGTAGACGCCCAGTCGCAGCAGGTGGGCCGGCTCCTCGAGTTGCCGTCCCAAGATCTGAGTAGTCTATCGGTGATTGGGCAGTACCTGGTGATGGGTTCGGAGACCGCAGCCAGCTTGTTGGTGATGGATGAAAATGATGAGGTCGTGATGGAGATTTCATTGCCTTGGGCTGTAGACCGTCTTGTGCCTCTTGGTGAGGATTCACTTCTCGCCGTCGCAATTGACCGAACGCAAATGGTGCGTGTGATGTTGGGCTCTGCACGTGTTGACAAGGCAATAGCTATTGGTGACGGTCTGGTGATTGGCGCAATTGTTCACGCCGCCGACGGAGTCTTGGCCTATGTGACCACTCCGGAGACTGAAGAAATATGGCGCGTTGCACTAGACTCCGGACAGGCAATGCGGCTGGCAACAGATGCGGCAGGACGCGCCACGCATGGAGTGATCAACGCTGATGGCTCAGCCCTCTTCTTGAGCAGTCAAACTGGGCCTCCTCCAGCAGAACCTGCTGAGGATTCCGATTCGGACGCGGATGTCAAAAGCAGAGTTCCTCCTGTCAGGACCACCACAAAAGAAGCTTCAGATGCAGACGCCACCGCAGATGAGGCCGCTGTAGCAGACGAACTTCCGGCTCTCACGATGATCAGTACAACCGACGGAAGCGTGGAGAGAACGTTATGGCAGAGCGGCGGCCTGACCCAATTGACCCTCGATCCAGCACGTAACGCACTCTACGCGCTCGCACCGCACGCAAGCGCCATTCTCGTGCTCGACTCACGTACGCTCCACGTGCGCAATGTCGTGCCGCTTGCCGTACGCCCCGTGGCATTCACTCTCGTAGCGGGGCCGAACTAA
- a CDS encoding molybdenum cofactor guanylyltransferase: MGTPSITGLILAGGKSVRLGRDKALLPWPNEDSPRTLLHHVHAVLASVCDEVLVVGNREYNTGFRSVADVSPVGSSLTGLVSGLQAAKTQHVIAVACDMPFLNDRLLRVLVDLAAEEWDAVAPVLRHEPETLHTVYHRRCLTTAKKMLERGDFKLARLLCRLQVRQVSASEVKKLDPDLTSCSNINTPQELVWARERARLLERKS; the protein is encoded by the coding sequence GTGGGAACTCCAAGCATAACGGGGTTGATTCTGGCGGGTGGGAAGAGTGTCAGGCTAGGGCGCGACAAGGCGCTCTTGCCATGGCCTAACGAAGACAGTCCGCGTACGTTGTTGCATCACGTGCACGCCGTCCTAGCATCGGTATGTGATGAGGTGCTGGTCGTCGGGAACCGGGAGTACAACACCGGCTTTCGTTCCGTTGCTGACGTCTCGCCGGTAGGTTCCAGCTTAACCGGGTTGGTCAGTGGGCTGCAGGCTGCGAAAACTCAACATGTAATTGCAGTGGCATGCGACATGCCGTTCTTAAATGACCGTCTGCTGCGGGTATTAGTTGACCTAGCGGCCGAAGAGTGGGATGCCGTAGCTCCGGTCTTACGGCATGAGCCGGAAACCTTGCACACGGTCTACCATAGACGGTGCCTTACTACGGCGAAGAAGATGCTTGAGAGGGGCGATTTCAAGCTTGCGCGTCTCTTGTGTCGGCTGCAGGTACGGCAAGTCTCAGCAAGCGAAGTCAAGAAGCTCGATCCCGACCTCACGTCATGCAGCAACATCAATACACCGCAAGAGCTGGTCTGGGCACGCGAAAGAGCGCGTCTGCTGGAACGCAAGTCTTGA
- a CDS encoding 3-oxoacyl-ACP reductase FabG, whose protein sequence is MTQALGGKVAVVTGAARGIGKGIALALARSGANIVLHYNAASEYVDGVSHEIETHGVRASTVRADLQDVMAAQTIIAAALDAFGTVDILVNNAGVFSNTPALQISSEDWQRVQMINLQSPFLLCQSAARVMRSHEGGVILNIASGGGISPHPAYATGAHYAAAKAGLVMLTKHLALEWAPHIRVNCIAPGMIDSKPTPFPETWKRKILPQIPLDRVGSVDDIAQVAAFLCSDQSSYITGQVMNVDGGILMTS, encoded by the coding sequence ATGACGCAGGCCTTGGGTGGCAAGGTGGCTGTTGTAACCGGCGCGGCGCGCGGCATCGGCAAGGGCATAGCCCTCGCTCTCGCTCGGAGCGGCGCAAACATCGTGTTGCACTACAACGCTGCCTCTGAGTATGTGGATGGGGTTAGCCATGAGATTGAAACGCACGGCGTAAGGGCATCGACGGTTCGGGCGGACCTGCAAGATGTAATGGCCGCGCAGACCATCATAGCGGCGGCCCTCGATGCGTTCGGCACCGTGGACATTTTGGTCAACAACGCGGGGGTATTCAGCAACACGCCGGCACTGCAGATTTCGTCAGAAGACTGGCAGCGGGTACAAATGATCAATCTCCAAAGCCCTTTTCTCCTTTGCCAGTCGGCTGCCCGTGTGATGCGGTCGCATGAGGGCGGCGTGATTCTCAACATCGCCTCGGGCGGTGGCATTAGCCCGCATCCGGCCTATGCGACCGGCGCTCACTATGCTGCCGCCAAGGCCGGCCTGGTGATGCTCACAAAGCATCTGGCGCTTGAGTGGGCACCGCACATTCGGGTGAATTGTATTGCGCCCGGGATGATCGATTCCAAGCCGACTCCCTTTCCGGAAACCTGGAAACGGAAGATCCTGCCGCAAATCCCTTTAGATCGCGTCGGCTCGGTCGATGACATTGCACAGGTTGCGGCATTCTTGTGCTCAGACCAAAGTTCGTACATTACGGGACAGGTCATGAACGTAGACGGCGGCATCCTCATGACCTCGTAG
- a CDS encoding glycosyltransferase family 9 protein, whose amino-acid sequence MSTAFLAALRANLPHADITVLVTTWAKEALAGSSHCDHVLDSGSVGFPGRYGFSAFRDCVSHVREQRFTHCFVLDRSPLMALLPRLAGIPWRAGLNSVHRGIALHIRVPCPDDRHEVEIYLDVLRKAGLDVTRPHLHFCPQSTASSKAESLLIDKGLANGRPIIALHPGGGKNPGTENIGKRWSRSNFATLAEGLAGTLDANILLVGGPDDVPAADSVQSSAGVPVVSVAGKLTFAQLGALIQRCHLFVGNDSAPMHLAAAVGTSVVALFGPTSPQRYGPYGVQRKVVRFAPNQGEETVTDEVEAVLSAARRLLTSSPDNEPVHA is encoded by the coding sequence ATGAGTACGGCGTTTCTTGCTGCGCTGCGTGCCAACCTACCGCACGCAGACATCACCGTGCTTGTAACGACGTGGGCCAAGGAGGCGCTGGCAGGAAGTAGCCATTGCGACCACGTCCTTGATTCCGGCTCCGTCGGCTTTCCTGGGCGCTACGGCTTCAGCGCGTTCCGAGATTGTGTCTCGCACGTGCGAGAGCAAAGATTCACGCACTGTTTTGTCTTGGACCGCTCTCCTCTGATGGCGTTGCTTCCGCGGCTGGCAGGCATTCCCTGGAGAGCCGGTTTGAATAGCGTCCACCGCGGCATCGCACTGCATATCCGCGTGCCCTGTCCGGATGATCGGCACGAAGTGGAAATATACCTGGACGTATTGCGGAAGGCTGGACTTGACGTAACGAGGCCGCACTTGCACTTTTGTCCTCAATCAACTGCTAGCTCGAAAGCCGAGAGTCTGCTGATCGACAAAGGCCTCGCGAATGGAAGGCCCATAATTGCGCTGCACCCCGGCGGCGGCAAGAATCCCGGCACAGAGAACATTGGCAAGCGATGGTCTCGCAGCAATTTTGCTACGCTCGCCGAGGGTCTTGCGGGGACATTAGACGCCAATATACTTCTCGTGGGTGGGCCTGACGATGTACCCGCGGCAGATTCTGTGCAAAGTAGCGCTGGCGTGCCGGTCGTCAGCGTTGCCGGTAAGCTAACTTTCGCTCAGCTTGGGGCTCTAATCCAACGCTGTCACTTGTTCGTCGGCAATGACTCGGCGCCGATGCACCTCGCCGCTGCAGTCGGCACTTCGGTCGTAGCCCTGTTTGGGCCCACTTCGCCGCAACGCTACGGGCCCTATGGCGTACAGAGAAAAGTCGTGCGCTTCGCGCCGAACCAAGGGGAAGAGACTGTGACCGATGAGGTAGAAGCTGTGCTTTCCGCGGCACGACGGCTCTTGACATCCAGTCCTGACAACGAGCCGGTTCATGCCTGA
- a CDS encoding Nif3-like dinuclear metal center hexameric protein codes for MVVPRDEIVSFLDEFLDVQGIRDYGPMGIQVIGKAEVNHVAVAVSASRACFAQAAAQQADMLIVHHGLFWDNESRVIGQVMRGRLETLFEHDMNLLAYHLCLDKHPEVGNNVLSLRALGATPVELDSPLAAVGYVGEYRSPVPWDELTGRVRSVFGGEPIFFPEGPALTSRIGLVTGGAGRTSYVIEAADRGCDTFLTGELSEPVPTVAAELSMNLIGAGHYNTEKLGVQAVAHVLEERFGVSSAFIDVPNPL; via the coding sequence GTGGTTGTTCCAAGAGACGAGATAGTTAGCTTCCTGGATGAGTTCCTGGATGTACAGGGCATACGCGATTACGGCCCCATGGGGATACAAGTAATCGGTAAAGCAGAGGTGAATCACGTAGCCGTGGCCGTAAGCGCTTCCCGCGCCTGCTTTGCGCAAGCGGCAGCCCAGCAGGCCGATATGCTCATCGTGCACCACGGGCTCTTCTGGGATAACGAGAGTCGCGTAATCGGACAGGTTATGCGGGGCCGACTAGAGACGCTGTTTGAACATGACATGAATCTCTTGGCATATCATCTCTGCCTGGACAAGCATCCAGAAGTCGGCAACAACGTGCTCTCTCTGCGCGCCTTAGGAGCTACACCGGTCGAACTAGACTCGCCGCTCGCCGCAGTGGGGTACGTGGGCGAATACAGGAGTCCGGTGCCATGGGATGAGCTGACCGGGAGAGTGCGGAGCGTGTTTGGCGGGGAGCCCATTTTCTTCCCGGAAGGGCCGGCACTCACCTCGCGTATAGGGCTGGTGACCGGAGGCGCCGGTCGTACCTCTTACGTAATTGAAGCAGCGGACCGGGGGTGTGACACCTTTCTCACCGGGGAACTCAGCGAACCCGTACCCACCGTCGCCGCCGAATTGTCTATGAATCTCATTGGCGCCGGTCACTACAATACGGAGAAGCTCGGCGTGCAAGCCGTCGCCCACGTGCTTGAAGAACGCTTCGGCGTGAGTTCAGCGTTTATTGACGTGCCCAACCCGCTGTAG
- a CDS encoding MFS transporter, with product MANRRATIASQHSLRVAGRMFESLRVTSFRDLWIGMLASYIGMYMGMVSRGYLAYEITGSATILGIVTVASGIPMLLLSPVGGVLADIMNRRLILVHSQVFMVVSSLLIAVLIHFDLIEIWHLIFFGFLQGILFTINMPARSSALPHLVGRPLLASAIGLTNSGRNLMSVIAPAIAGTVIAIPWLGTAGAFDISAIFYVGATLLMLRLPKSLAESRDRTQVAFGQQMIDGFSYIFLQRPLRILLVLGLIPIVFGMPLQSFLPVFQADVLHVGAVELGLLYSAVGVGGTLGSLIIAPLAESKHSHILQLVMGVLFGLTLIAFASSTSFTLSVVCVGLVGFAGNASTGFNSALLMLRTEEAYYGRVMSIYMMNWSLMTLFTLPLGMLVDKWGAPLVTSVAAMGIVFFMGAAFVFFRDIREGQHHKEELSVEAGAAAVE from the coding sequence GTGGCAAATAGAAGAGCGACAATAGCTTCCCAACACAGCCTCCGTGTTGCCGGTCGCATGTTTGAGTCGTTGCGGGTGACTTCGTTTCGCGACCTTTGGATCGGCATGCTCGCCTCGTACATCGGTATGTACATGGGCATGGTCTCGCGCGGCTACCTTGCCTATGAGATAACGGGATCTGCCACAATTCTCGGCATTGTGACTGTGGCATCTGGGATCCCAATGTTACTGCTTTCCCCCGTCGGAGGCGTGCTGGCCGACATCATGAACCGCCGTCTCATTCTCGTCCACAGCCAGGTCTTCATGGTGGTGTCATCCTTGCTCATTGCCGTCCTCATTCACTTCGACCTGATCGAGATCTGGCACCTCATCTTCTTTGGATTTCTGCAAGGGATACTCTTCACCATTAACATGCCCGCGCGCTCTTCCGCGCTCCCACACCTGGTTGGGAGGCCGTTGCTCGCGAGCGCAATCGGCCTGACGAACTCGGGCCGCAACCTCATGTCAGTCATTGCCCCGGCGATCGCCGGGACCGTCATCGCGATTCCGTGGCTGGGCACGGCTGGGGCTTTCGACATCTCTGCAATCTTCTACGTTGGCGCAACGTTGCTGATGCTGCGCCTGCCTAAGAGCTTGGCTGAAAGCCGTGATCGTACGCAGGTAGCATTTGGCCAGCAGATGATCGATGGCTTCAGCTACATCTTCTTGCAGCGGCCGTTGCGCATCCTGCTCGTGCTCGGACTCATCCCAATAGTTTTCGGCATGCCCCTGCAATCTTTCCTGCCGGTCTTCCAAGCGGACGTGCTTCACGTTGGCGCGGTAGAACTCGGATTACTCTATTCGGCAGTGGGCGTTGGCGGCACGCTCGGATCGCTCATAATAGCGCCGCTCGCGGAGAGTAAGCACAGCCACATTTTGCAGCTTGTAATGGGTGTGTTATTCGGTCTTACGTTGATCGCCTTCGCCAGCAGCACATCTTTCACCCTGAGCGTCGTCTGCGTCGGTCTCGTCGGATTTGCCGGTAACGCGTCTACCGGCTTCAACAGCGCTTTGCTGATGCTGCGCACGGAAGAAGCGTACTATGGACGCGTAATGAGCATCTACATGATGAATTGGTCGCTTATGACCCTCTTTACTCTGCCCCTGGGCATGCTCGTTGACAAGTGGGGGGCACCGCTCGTGACGAGCGTCGCCGCTATGGGCATTGTCTTCTTTATGGGCGCAGCATTTGTCTTCTTCCGTGACATTCGTGAAGGTCAGCACCACAAGGAAGAATTAAGCGTTGAGGCCGGGGCGGCAGCGGTTGAATGA
- a CDS encoding MFS transporter: MQSTAQPSNWQTTVRILWITQFATMAAFSCSLPFVPLYILELGIPDPRQAALWAGFVAGGSGISMAIFSPIWGTVADRFGKKLMLERALVGAAITLLLMGLAQSAVQLLIFRVIQGSLTGTTSAVNALAASVAPREELGRVLSTMQMSIFAGSTVGPFVGGVLADTLGFRFAFTVTSVAMVLIGLVVFILVREPYQEKQSLPPLRLPQLRKPVGDGVLSTVFMLAPVIFLVQFAFMASRPIFPLFVADLAAADSSASFAGFSPQDYVATISGLLVATTGVVGAICSPITGRFINTYRVRLLLLIAVLGIAGANVGQAFAASFLQLWIVRVVLGAFGGVWAPTYSSTIGLSVPSERRGLAFGIANSASSLGNAIGPIVGGYVGAMLGIRAVFAGAAGVLLLAALWLVVRVTLPSSMESEE; this comes from the coding sequence ATGCAATCCACCGCACAACCTAGCAACTGGCAGACCACGGTTCGCATCCTCTGGATTACGCAATTCGCCACCATGGCGGCATTTAGCTGTAGTCTCCCCTTCGTACCGTTGTACATCCTCGAATTGGGCATTCCGGATCCACGTCAAGCGGCACTGTGGGCGGGATTCGTAGCCGGCGGATCCGGTATTAGCATGGCAATCTTCTCTCCCATTTGGGGAACCGTTGCCGACCGCTTTGGCAAGAAGCTCATGCTGGAGCGCGCGCTGGTTGGTGCTGCCATCACGCTGCTGCTCATGGGGCTCGCACAGTCAGCAGTGCAATTGCTGATTTTTCGCGTCATTCAGGGCTCGCTCACCGGCACTACATCGGCGGTGAACGCCCTCGCCGCATCCGTGGCGCCCCGTGAGGAGCTTGGGCGCGTGCTGAGTACCATGCAAATGTCCATCTTTGCCGGATCTACCGTCGGGCCGTTTGTAGGCGGCGTGCTTGCAGACACGCTCGGTTTTCGCTTTGCGTTCACGGTCACCAGCGTTGCCATGGTTCTCATAGGTCTCGTGGTATTCATCCTCGTACGTGAACCTTACCAAGAAAAGCAGTCTCTCCCACCGCTTCGCCTGCCGCAACTGCGCAAACCGGTTGGCGATGGCGTCCTAAGCACGGTCTTCATGCTGGCGCCCGTCATATTCCTGGTGCAATTCGCTTTCATGGCGTCGCGGCCCATTTTTCCACTCTTCGTCGCTGATCTCGCCGCCGCGGATTCGTCAGCAAGTTTCGCCGGATTTTCTCCTCAGGATTATGTCGCTACTATTTCCGGTCTGCTCGTCGCCACAACCGGCGTCGTGGGGGCGATCTGCTCTCCGATTACCGGGCGCTTCATCAACACCTATCGCGTGCGCTTGTTGCTGCTCATCGCCGTGCTTGGCATCGCCGGCGCCAACGTCGGTCAGGCATTCGCAGCCTCATTCCTGCAACTGTGGATCGTGCGCGTCGTGTTGGGCGCGTTCGGCGGGGTTTGGGCGCCGACCTATAGCTCGACCATCGGCCTAAGCGTGCCGTCGGAGCGCCGGGGCCTGGCATTTGGCATTGCCAATAGCGCCTCCTCCTTGGGCAATGCGATTGGGCCAATCGTAGGCGGATACGTTGGCGCTATGCTCGGCATCCGCGCGGTCTTCGCGGGGGCGGCGGGAGTGCTTTTGTTGGCAGCCCTCTGGTTGGTCGTGCGGGTCACTCTGCCTTCCTCGATGGAATCGGAAGAGTAG
- a CDS encoding sugar phosphate isomerase/epimerase: MLLAVSENMIPGAGYGEKLHFLRDHGYDGIELFPETAAQEAAELKQAMAETGILAPSMRGRTRDLLSADVAERRAQIERLKQVCALAEDCGVRVVVIVPVFGGPKLPNLAPWRSVIELEDALLDTILPTIGDIAANHGVTLVMEPLNRYETHFLNTLEQGAAICQRTNHLHVRIMADFFHMHIEEGDIAASLAENLAFVRHVHLADSNRDLPGCGHTDFAPAFRVLKHAGFDGAFALECPRRGYAGFGFKESADFVRRTWQEA; the protein is encoded by the coding sequence TTGCTACTTGCTGTTTCGGAAAACATGATACCCGGTGCTGGCTATGGCGAAAAACTCCACTTTCTGCGCGATCACGGGTATGACGGGATCGAGCTATTTCCCGAGACCGCCGCGCAGGAGGCCGCTGAACTCAAACAAGCAATGGCGGAAACAGGTATTCTCGCGCCAAGCATGCGTGGCAGGACGCGGGACTTGCTTTCCGCGGACGTAGCTGAACGCCGAGCCCAAATCGAGAGGTTGAAGCAGGTATGTGCCTTGGCCGAGGACTGCGGCGTTCGCGTCGTTGTGATTGTACCAGTCTTTGGCGGGCCGAAACTGCCAAATCTTGCGCCCTGGAGATCCGTAATTGAGTTGGAAGATGCCCTGTTGGATACCATCCTTCCCACCATCGGAGATATTGCGGCCAATCATGGCGTAACCCTGGTTATGGAGCCCTTAAATCGCTATGAGACCCACTTCCTCAATACGCTGGAGCAAGGGGCGGCGATTTGCCAACGCACAAACCATCTACATGTTCGAATCATGGCGGATTTCTTTCACATGCACATTGAAGAAGGAGACATTGCGGCAAGCCTCGCCGAAAACCTAGCATTTGTACGCCACGTACACTTAGCCGACAGCAACCGCGACCTTCCTGGTTGCGGTCACACGGACTTCGCACCTGCGTTTCGCGTACTCAAGCATGCAGGGTTTGACGGTGCGTTTGCCTTGGAGTGTCCACGCAGGGGATACGCGGGCTTCGGCTTCAAGGAAAGCGCCGACTTCGTGCGCAGAACATGGCAAGAGGCCTAA